In the genome of Candidatus Saccharibacteria bacterium, one region contains:
- a CDS encoding HAD-IB family hydrolase, with protein MKKFAAYDIDGTLIRWQLYHVLVDKLASEGALGKDAKRLLREARMVWKRREHADAFKEYESTLIKIYENALHNISTKEFDKLVTGVIDEYKDQTYVYTRDMLRTLRSDGYFLIIISGSHHELIEQIGKYYGFDDWIGTRYLRDKGAFSGEKELASRDKASALRKLVEKHSLTYDGSVGIGDSKSDVAMLELVEKPTAFNPDELLLRRGAEA; from the coding sequence ATGAAGAAGTTTGCGGCATACGATATTGATGGGACGTTGATTCGCTGGCAGCTGTACCACGTTTTGGTGGATAAGCTGGCGAGTGAAGGAGCACTGGGTAAAGATGCTAAACGTCTGCTTCGAGAAGCACGCATGGTCTGGAAACGCCGTGAACACGCAGACGCATTCAAAGAATACGAGTCCACGCTGATAAAAATATACGAGAACGCGCTCCATAACATCAGTACAAAAGAATTCGACAAACTGGTAACTGGAGTGATCGACGAGTATAAGGATCAAACATATGTTTACACCCGAGATATGCTGCGTACACTGCGTTCTGATGGGTATTTTCTAATTATTATATCCGGATCGCACCATGAGTTGATTGAACAAATTGGTAAATACTATGGTTTTGATGACTGGATTGGTACCAGGTATTTAAGAGACAAGGGCGCCTTCAGCGGCGAGAAAGAGCTCGCTAGCCGCGATAAAGCCTCGGCACTGCGTAAGTTAGTCGAAAAACACAGCTTAACCTATGACGGCAGCGTAGGTATCGGTGACAGTAAAAGTGATGTAGCGATGCTGGAGCTCGTAGAAAAGCCAACTGCATTCAACCCGGATGAACTACTCTTGAGAAGAGGCGCAGAAGCGTGA
- a CDS encoding sortase produces MNPSDENRTNDNPLFQQPPKKDKVVEPLHTELESNDHNNTAVTFIREKINKLYATEPSAQEELEEAEAADRHRSKHQQYMHQLSTSGKSLAEIQTAWHEYYTQLSDNEKHQVWQEFYEQHGRSDSFHPQQHSQSSTPSSQHDTQQSPAPQQNPAAKSDKRTVSDIKGQLIGRVSSRAKAPKSAHARSLMFGLGMGSLVMVFMLFGFFNERFIAPFITPSQTVSSTPIIVDDTEEISDDPLVIIPKINVEVPVVYDEPSIEEDAVQRALERGVVHYGITPNPGERGNAVIFGHSSNNILNSGKYKFAFVMLNRLKQGDTFMLHYEGTRYVYRIYEKKVVSPNDLSVLETQDRPSTVSLITCDPPGTSTNRLVVIGEQITPDPAENIASSVTPSTTSEEPPILPSNAPSLWSRIVGMLSS; encoded by the coding sequence ATGAACCCAAGCGATGAAAACCGAACAAATGATAATCCTCTGTTTCAGCAACCACCCAAAAAGGACAAGGTGGTTGAGCCACTACATACAGAGCTGGAATCCAACGACCATAATAATACGGCCGTGACTTTCATACGCGAAAAAATTAACAAACTTTACGCAACCGAACCATCAGCTCAGGAGGAACTAGAAGAAGCCGAAGCTGCCGACCGACACCGTTCGAAACACCAGCAATACATGCATCAATTAAGCACCTCCGGGAAGTCATTGGCAGAAATCCAAACCGCTTGGCACGAATATTACACCCAGCTCAGCGATAACGAAAAGCACCAGGTTTGGCAAGAATTTTACGAGCAGCACGGGAGAAGTGATTCATTCCACCCCCAACAACACTCACAATCATCAACACCAAGCTCGCAACACGATACACAACAAAGCCCTGCACCTCAGCAAAACCCAGCTGCAAAATCAGACAAACGAACCGTGTCTGACATAAAAGGGCAACTAATCGGAAGAGTAAGCAGCCGAGCTAAAGCACCAAAATCGGCACACGCTCGATCGCTCATGTTTGGACTTGGTATGGGAAGCCTGGTCATGGTGTTTATGCTGTTTGGGTTTTTTAATGAACGGTTTATTGCGCCATTTATCACACCAAGCCAAACCGTTAGCTCTACTCCTATTATAGTTGACGATACAGAAGAAATCAGTGACGATCCGCTCGTCATTATCCCCAAAATTAACGTAGAGGTTCCGGTTGTCTACGATGAGCCGTCTATAGAAGAGGACGCTGTTCAGCGAGCTTTGGAGCGTGGTGTCGTCCACTATGGTATAACGCCGAATCCCGGCGAGCGTGGCAACGCGGTAATTTTTGGCCATTCTAGCAACAACATCCTCAATAGCGGGAAATATAAATTTGCTTTTGTTATGTTAAACCGCCTCAAGCAAGGGGACACCTTTATGCTGCACTATGAAGGCACGCGTTACGTCTATCGAATTTATGAAAAGAAAGTAGTGAGTCCAAATGACTTATCGGTACTTGAGACACAAGATAGGCCGTCTACTGTATCTCTTATAACCTGCGACCCGCCAGGCACCAGCACCAACCGGCTCGTGGTGATCGGTGAGCAAATCACTCCTGATCCGGCCGAGAATATCGCCAGCTCAGTCACCCCGTCAACAACTTCAGAAGAACCGCCTATCTTACCATCAAATGCTCCGAGCCTATGGAGCCGCATAGTCGGCATGCTTTCAAGCTAG
- a CDS encoding DUF1566 domain-containing protein: MGERVVPILIAVLLLGIGGAVFASLNPPAPPTDPSSQSYTLDDLCNRLETGAAGTMVATFTEPTTGPGDTTPMCSLDELFGLLPEADVDCAEPSQVIPGTTYWSLCAGSGFGPSFNSPARLAATGQNTCYDAAGSVISCAGTGQDGEYQMGETASPRFTDNADGTVTDNLTGLIWLKNANCFGTRTWEQALSDANGLASASCGLTDGSVAGDWRLPNIYELESLLDLGVTSAPRIPSGHPFSGVVTNYYYWSSSTYVPNASRAWFVYYNNGTTENYGKTNNHSVWPVRGGTSSIAFAPHNPPTDHIAMDNSHGGATLEDAAFASSTTWYRSLLTRLGSFLPRSGVAHAQLTPPSGPNSPTSQKPSLTQIYNRLTTGTSALTQTGFVGPTSGPSTTTMYSLNDIMGVMPAVDDTNCAQPSDVLDGQTYWGLCSSEWGYLTGTAADVEPDWPAQPAATGQDTCYDAGGTVISCAGTGQDGEYQMGLAWPDPRFTDNSDGTVTDNLTGLIWLKDANCFGTRTWTQALSDANGLASASCSLTDGSVAGDWRLPSRREFRSLMSHQHSTPALPVGHPFSGLVPTWYWSSSTYAPNTSDAWHVDLGAGLTNSRGKTFNNYVWPVR; this comes from the coding sequence ATGGGCGAGCGGGTAGTCCCTATCCTGATTGCCGTACTACTGCTTGGTATCGGCGGTGCCGTGTTTGCTAGCCTAAACCCACCAGCCCCACCAACCGACCCATCCAGCCAAAGCTACACCCTAGATGACCTATGCAACCGCCTAGAAACCGGAGCCGCCGGTACTATGGTCGCAACCTTCACCGAACCAACCACCGGCCCAGGCGACACCACCCCAATGTGCAGCCTGGATGAACTGTTCGGCCTGTTGCCGGAAGCAGACGTGGATTGTGCTGAGCCAAGCCAGGTTATACCCGGTACGACCTACTGGAGCTTGTGCGCGGGCAGTGGGTTCGGCCCAAGCTTTAATTCGCCAGCTCGACTCGCAGCTACTGGTCAAAACACCTGCTATGACGCTGCTGGTAGTGTTATATCCTGTGCTGGCACTGGTCAAGACGGGGAATACCAAATGGGCGAAACCGCCAGCCCACGCTTTACCGATAACGCTGACGGTACCGTGACGGATAACCTGACTGGCCTGATATGGCTTAAGAACGCTAACTGTTTTGGTACCCGCACCTGGGAACAAGCCCTGAGTGATGCTAACGGTCTCGCGAGTGCAAGTTGTGGTCTTACGGATGGCTCTGTGGCTGGGGATTGGCGGTTGCCTAACATTTATGAATTGGAATCACTCCTAGACTTAGGTGTAACATCGGCACCACGTATACCCTCAGGCCACCCGTTTTCGGGTGTAGTAACAAACTACTACTATTGGTCGTCTTCTACCTACGTACCGAATGCGTCTCGTGCCTGGTTTGTGTACTATAATAATGGCACCACCGAAAACTACGGCAAGACCAACAACCACTCTGTCTGGCCCGTCCGCGGTGGCACCTCCAGTATCGCTTTCGCGCCACACAATCCGCCCACAGACCATATTGCTATGGATAACAGTCATGGCGGAGCAACCCTAGAAGATGCTGCCTTTGCTAGCTCTACCACTTGGTACCGTTCACTTCTGACCCGGCTCGGGAGTTTTCTGCCACGCAGTGGCGTAGCCCACGCTCAACTCACCCCACCCAGCGGCCCAAATAGCCCTACCTCACAGAAGCCCAGCCTCACCCAAATTTATAACCGACTTACAACCGGCACCTCCGCACTAACCCAAACCGGCTTTGTTGGTCCAACTTCTGGTCCAAGTACCACCACCATGTATAGCCTCAATGACATCATGGGAGTCATGCCAGCAGTAGATGATACCAACTGTGCTCAGCCAAGTGATGTCCTAGACGGACAGACCTACTGGGGGTTATGCAGTAGCGAGTGGGGGTACTTAACCGGAACGGCTGCAGATGTAGAACCTGACTGGCCAGCGCAACCTGCTGCCACCGGCCAAGATACCTGCTACGATGCAGGTGGCACCGTCATCTCCTGTGCTGGCACTGGCCAAGATGGTGAGTACCAGATGGGTCTTGCATGGCCAGACCCACGCTTCACTGACAACAGTGATGGCACAGTGACAGACAACCTGACAGGGCTCATATGGCTCAAAGACGCCAACTGTTTTGGTACACGCACCTGGACACAAGCCCTGAGTGACGCTAATGGTCTAGCTAGTGCAAGCTGTAGTCTTACCGATGGCTCTGTGGCTGGGGATTGGCGGTTGCCAAGCCGCCGTGAGTTTCGCAGCCTTATGAGCCACCAACATTCTACTCCAGCTCTCCCAGTCGGCCATCCGTTTTCTGGTCTGGTGCCCACCTGGTATTGGTCGTCTTCTACCTACGCTCCTAATACGTCTGACGCCTGGCACGTAGACCTGGGCGCCGGCCTCACCAACTCCCGTGGCAAGACCTTCAACAACTACGTCTGGCCGGTACGCTAG